The genomic stretch ttataaaattgatcttgtatttttttttgtttactaaaACCGTCAATCATTGATGAATTATTAAATGAGAACAGAGTTCTCAGGTAAAAAGTGAAAACTGATCTCAGTCGTCCATCAGGTTCATCAATGGTTGATGGTTATTGTATAAAAACAcaaagtcaattttataattattgtaaatttttaaatatttaatatttacaaaaaaaaccCTTGTACCTCAATGGACCACCATATCATGGTGGGAATCGAGCCCCCACCCAACCACTAGAGCAAAACTTCCAATATATCCCTTTAACCATTGAGCTAAGCTTCGCCAGGCAAGTGcattttttgtttcctttttttccacatttttttgtcaattttctttttctatcagaaaaaatgattaaaaaaaaaaagaaagtaaaagcGTGTTTATCAATAACCAGTAtctatttttcatattatttttcatatgagAAAATATGGAGTTATTTGAAACTCgattatttttcttcattttaatGTACACATAATGCTTGTAAAATGTGACAATAACATCAAGTGCTGAGATCCTGTATGCGCATTAGACCAGGTCAGTtttgaatattcaaaattttgagtgTTACCTTTTCAGTTTTAATTCGAATGATAGGACTAAATGACTAATATACATGGTTGACAATGTGCAAAGTAATGTCGGATACCTAATCCCTTATAAGATGGGTTTGGATAGTTGATAGTCAAGTTTGAAACGAGTTTTGGTAGTTGTGAAATATTTGTGTCCAATACTCGATTGTGTGTGTACAAGCATACACATTCAATAGGTTTTGTGGTGATTTTGAGTACTATATGGGTAGTGCCAAATGTGTTTGGATCATATCAATTTATGTCTGGATAGTTCTAAATGTATCCTATTCAAATTTGGTAATGAATGATGctaagataaataaatataggtGGTAATAGACTAGATAGGTGGTAGTAGATGTATATCAAATAGGTGGTTGGGTAGATGATATGAGTAGATAGATGAGTGAAATTCGtctataataatatagtatttgaaaaatcttttaaaaaatgttttccaaatcCTTTgctaaattgaaaaaagaaaaaaaaaaaaagaaaaaaaaagtttttttagatgaaaaatggaaaagaaagctaaaaacatattttctattttctattttctatttttcttcgGAATATATGTGTGTACATTCTCAAGTGAGAATCTGTGGATAAATTCAAATCATCCATCTTCAAGATCTAATTAGTaggaaatcaaataaaaaagtgaatgtgtcatttttataaatattacaaacttttgaAGTTAGTAATTATGAAAACAatctcatctttttttttcctctttattTTCAATCGTTAGATATACTAGATTGATGGTTTGGTTTGGCTCACATGTTATCACTTGCGGCATGGTTCTCATGGGAGACggactacacacacacacacatatatatatatatatatgagagagagagatagtcGTTTTTGGCCTGTGCATAGTGCCCAAAAGCATATGCCTCAATTTTGGAGGagccaatatatatttttgaccTAGCtacttaagaatttttttttttaaagaaaaaaaatccgCAATTAAGCCCACATTCCTACACCTATTTTTATCTTGCTTAAAATTCATCAGTTTTTTTCCCAAATTACACACCACCATTGAAGAGGACACAATTCTTCCTTCCACCATTAATTTTACAACTTTctcccaattttttttattaccaaaGTTGCAATATATTCAATTTTCACTTCTCTCTCCTAATTAATTGAGCATGATTATGGCAAAATCGTTCAAAATCTTtgatataattcaattttcttcttaatCAAATCTCATGTTCTTATGTATCAAACAACTAAATTAGAGtctcatttatttacaagaacGTGGCCACAAAAATCCAAAATACAACCATATATATAGCATAAACACAGTGCTCCTTCGTTGACCTTACCGGAGGAGGATGCATTGTCCTCCTCCATAGATTTGGGCAGAGGAGGAGGCAAAGTTGCCACCTCCTTTGTCTGTCGGCAATTTGGACAGGGGAAGCTACCCCTCCTCTATTCGTCGGCGACTTTGACTGAGGAGGCAACCTGCTTCCTCCTCTGTCATCGACAACCTAGACTGGGATGGGGGAGGTTGCCCCTTCCCCCGTCctagttaattataaataaataaataaataaataaataaaataaaaaagaggacAAGAAGATTTGACCTATTCAATTGTACACTTTTTTTTCGTTTGGTAATTCAATTATggtaaattatcaaaatttgaTACTCTAGACATTTTTTCCTTTTAGAATTGAAATGGTAAAGTAAAGTGAAGGGCAATTTTGGGAGGGGAAGTGAAGGCGGTGCGGTGGTGAATGTGTAATCCACTTTTGTTAAGGGGTGGGTATATGGAATGTGGTGTTTGGGTTCGCGGGGAGATTGGGACCGCCATATCTCTCTCTTTTCCATCAACCGATGGCGATGACCCTCCATCTCTATCACTCTATTATAAAATTCCAAATTCCATCTCATCGCCCTCTCACTCCCCATTTCAATATTCTCATTTCTCTTCTCATCATCGCATTCttcctcttctctctctctctcactcactcactcaccCAGAGCTGccaataaaagtttaaaataatgcCCTCCCAAAAAAGAATTGATGACTTTTCCGAAATGGACGATGTTGTTGTTGCCGTTGTCGTCTCTGCCCAGTCTCATAATAATTTCCCTCCCTATTTTATTCTTCAGCAAATGGGATGTGTCCCAAGAACCCAACCCAACCCAACCAACCTTCaattctttccttttttattacagattctttaattttttcctttttttttttttacctcctCGCTCCATTTCTATATACCTCTCTGCACCTCAATGGCCGCCCCTTCTTTTTCCAATCCACACGCccacttttcttctttctcttcttcgcTTACACGccttctctccctctctttctTGGCTCGATCTGCACTGATAAAAACCCCTGACGAAGACTTTTCAAGACTCGGTTTTATTCCGGCGTCAAATGTTTTCTCTTTAACCGTTCTTTTTGACTTTCAATGGTAAGCCTTTTCCCCTCCCCCTCCGTCCTTGCCCTGGCTGCTTCTGCGCCGTGTTTTCTTTGGTCTTTTTGCACTACTGTTTAAGATTTGTTCGAATACCATTTGTCAGTTGCTGGTTCCAATTGGATTTCTCTTTGCGTTTAGATTGAAGCTTCTTCTTTGCTTCTCCTTTTTAAAAGCTGTTTTTAGCCCTTTTGATTCAatcttttgtatatatataatatattcccCCCCTTATTAAACGCCAAAGACCTCCTCCCAAGCCAATAGATTTGTTTCCCCCCCTGGGGTTTTCCGTGAAGAATTTTGCTGTCAGGTATTCGAGTCCCTTTCGCTTCATGCTGCTCTAAAATATTGTTATTCCAGGCTTGTTAATGTTTGGGATATTTGtccaaaatcaaattttttaataatctaGTAGTTAGACAAGATTTGGGAATCCtctaacaatatatatttctttgttttctatttCTGTTTTAGATCAATCAGTTCCTTGGACTGGTTTGATCTCAAATTCCTGCTTATTCTCTAGTTCTTATAGGTTATAGCCTCCCCTATTTGCTACTTGTTGCTTTGTTTACTTGCTGGGTGTATATTTGTTGGTTTAAGAGAAAGATTGGATTTTGATATTATGTTGTAGTTGATTTCTTGTGGAGTTATAATGAGCTGGGTACATTTTGGTTTGTCATTGCAGAAGATTTAAGGCCCTCTGTGTCTTAATCAATGTTTGAAGGAAACATAGGAAgaatctgacaaaggaaagggaaGGGTGGATTAGGGTGAGCTGATATCTTATGGATGAGAGATCTTATTTTAGGCATTGGATTAGAAGTTCATCCAAAAGGATGAGGGTTATGGCAGTAGTGAGTGATGGCTCATCTAATGAAGTGCCTCAGGATGCAGATTATCCCTCGCTCAGCTATGAGCTCGAGAGTCTTATATTGGCAAGGTTCCCCAGGTCGGAGTATTGGAAGCTATGTTTTGTGAACAAGAGGTGTTTAGCCCTTTTGAGGACTGGGGAGCTGTTCAAGATCAGGAGAGAGATTGGTTTCAAAGAACCCTCTGTGTTTATGCTGGCAAGTGGAGAGAGTAGTTGGTGGTCGTTTGATGGAGAGTTTAGGTGTAGGAGGAAGCTCCCGGTGTTGCCATCCGATTTTTGTTTCACGTCGGGGGATAAAGAATCACTTTGTGCAGGGACTCATCTCCTCGTTTCGGGCAAGGAGATTGATGGACTAGTTGTATGGAGGTATGAATTAGCCACGAACGAATGGTTCAAAGGCCCTTGTATGGAGAACCCGAGATGCCTGTTTGCATCTGCAACTTGTGGGAATTCCGCCTTTGTGGCTGGTGGAGTCGGGATGGCTGCAAACAGCCCAGTCTACGACACCGCTGAGAAATACAACCCCGAGAACAGGTCGTGGGAGCCTCTCCCGAGGATGAAGACGAGGCGAAAGATGTGTTCGGGCTGCTACATGGACAACCGGTTCTACGTGATCGGGGGGCGAAACGACCAAGGGGAACTCACGTGCGGAGAGTTCTTCGACGAGGCTAGGAACAGATGGGAGGTGATACCCGACATGCTGAAAGACGACCCGGTTAGGACGTGCCACTCTCCGCCCCTCGTTGCAGTGGTGAATAATGAGCTCTACTCACTCGAAGCCTCCACCAACCAGCTGAAAGTGTATCTGAAAAAGAGCAATACATGGAAGCATTTGGGGGCAGTTCCTGTTAGGGCTGATTTCAACAGAGGGTGGGGAGTGGCATTCAAGTCTCTGGGAAATGAACTTCTAGTGATAGGAGCTTCTTCAGTGTCATATTCTGGGAATTGCATGGCCATATACACCTGCTGTCCAAATCCAGATGCCTCTCAACTGCAGTGGAGGCCTCTTGATGGTGGCAGAAACCAACTCAGCcacttcattttaaattgttcTGTTATGGTTGCATGATCATCAATCAGGCCATGCTTAATTGtatgtgaaattttaaataaataaaattgaaacaaacaGCTGCTGCTTTCCACCTTTTATATGGAAGGTGGAGTAGTTACTGTTAAGTGAAATTTTTTGTCTTTCATGTGTCATCTTCAAGTCTCTCATGGGACTCAAATTTCTCCTTCCAACAAAGATTCCTTTAATTTCATCTCAGTCTGCAATTACAAAGAAAGCTAGCTAGCTTCCACTCTAAAATGGGAgctgttataccatggaccagggtcaaGGTGGATCTAGTCGTAAACGACATTGAATTGTGTGtttttagtattagaattgtgaatttctagaatataaattgtgtttctaagttaAAACACGTCACATTTGTTGAATGaaatttgtgaatacaatactattaaattttaaaaagattaaatggtgtatttttaatattggaaTTAACTACAGTATTTGAAAGGAATTTGTGGATGcaaaacaaggtaatcaattacatatatgttaacattgtgtatttgtgtggGAGCAacttctcaaagtgaggggggcGTCTTATgctgatttacatcctcccaatgCTTTCTTGGGCCAGcttctcaaagtgaggggagCGTCTTATgctgatttacatcctcccagatgCTTTCTTGGGCCAGGGTGTGGGGGGCCCCTTGGGGTTATGGATTCAACTTTTTGGGAGAAGTatacaaattatgaatttttaaaaggtaaattgcaaacatttagtGTGGAAACTGTGTATTGGACTTGAGTCCACCTTACCCGcagaggcaaattatgctatggacttgggttcacaattttagaactctatatacaaaattacattactcaatattcacaattttgttactTCATTACTCTTTTTCCTACAATATAGTTTTTTCAAAATGATTCCAAATTCATTAGTTTCAAAACAGATCACTTTGGACAAAAGTTTTCAAGATTTGAGAATGAGACCCCAGTTGtatggtcacacttgtgtgagaccgtcttacggatctttattcatgagacgggtcgggtctggtcaaaacaccatgcaaatgtcatacttatatgtgcaaatgtcatacttatatgctcaaatataacactaatcaagaatacaatttttgttacttataagagaaaaagtaatacatttttcataataagtaatgttgacaagtgccccttacttataagggcaaatataatacttttgaggaaaaatgtaatacttttaaatcgaaatgtaaaagtattgtattttcccttaaaagtattacatttacacttataagtaacaaaaaatttttatttctaattagtattgcatttgagcatataagtatgacatttgtgcatataagtgttacatttgcatcttgacctgacccgtctcatggtgagacagtctcacacaagtttttgcccagTTGTAGATATTTTGgaacaaattattttttgaaaaatccttCTTACCCCTCCCAAAAGATAGATGGATTAAAATGGTTTATTAGTAGTTTCAAATGATATTTTTGCACAGATAGGATAGCATACTTGGTCACCTGATGCTATGGAGGGTCCCACTCTAGTATTCGCTTTCATGCAGCTACTATGGTAACATCGGGCATTTGAGTGATAGCAAGGTGCTcccctttaatttatttgaatacCCATCTACGGTGGCATAAATCCTCCTTCCCATGCCCCACCCCTTCCTCCTgctaaaatttcattattatgttAAATATGATGTTGAAATGACAAATTAATGATCTCGTAATTTGTTGtaactaaaaaagaaaacattatattttgatttataatttataatacgttttgtattcaaattattttaccCAATTAAAGTATATATGAGCACTTATATCAAGGGGTGGCCACTTTGGGATTCGGTTCGATTTTTTCGGTTTTGGTTTCGGTATCAGTATTtcggtattacaaaaaatgataccatttggttttacaataaagttcggttcggtttcggttcggaaTTATTAACGTTCGGAATTCGGTTTGGTTTaggatgttcaattttcaacatttactaattttccaaacaacacactgccaaacaatacatattcgcataatccatagtctaaaatataaatagtacataaaaacaaaacaattcaaacacaaaattaacatagcaatccaaattgtaaagtaatatcttgttcatccatcatcccctcatcacggatcaatattaattattattatttattatatatatatttaaaaaaccgAACCGTTCGGTTTCTCTATATTAAGTATCGTTCGGTTCTTTCGGTTTATACTGAACCGAACTGAATCACTTCGGTTCTGTTCACTTTGGTTTAGTTCGATTTTACCGAACCGAAGTGCCCACCCTTACTTATATGTAACAGATAATATATCTAATTATTGTATTGTGTTTAAGTGCCAAAAAATGTCAATACACTGTCTATAGATTTTTCAAGGCGACGGTGTGCTCCAAGACCATAAAGAATAATATAGGTTTATGGTTAAATATAAGTAACCTCATTACTTCATTACTTTTATTCCTACAATTTAGTTTATCCAAAATGATTCTAAATTCATTAGTTTCAAAACAGATCAGTTTTGACAAAAGTTTCAAGATGGAGAATGAGACACCAGTTGTGGATATTTTCGAACAAATATAATTATTCTTTGAAAAAGTCTTCTTACCCCTCCCAAAAGATAATTTTTACACGAATTCCGCAcggaaaaaattaataattacacCATAACGGTAGAGCCGTTTACGGTAAGTAGACCCcactaaaaaaatttctttttaaattacgGAGGTGGTTGTGAAGTCAAACACCTCACGCCGCCGATCACCGCTAACTAGTTGCCGACCGCGATAAGCCGTTAATAGAAAAGGTCAAAATTTGAAAACTCGTGTTTATTTCTTAAATCTagttactttttttatttatataacttcatttattagttaatttatttgataataaattGATCGATTAAAGCTTTATTGGGAATATTTGAGTTTTATCCCGGattgtgaaattttgttttaagatATTGGTTGAGAATTGTGGTATTCTATGTAATTTGAGTACGTGTAGACCTTGTGGTCCTTGTTGTTGAGGGTGTTTTGTGTGAATTAGCTACTAAATACTCTATCATCATATTTACTACTAGCAATTGCCGATTAGCACtaagttttataataatttagacGTTGATTAAGATTTTatcgggtttttttttttttttggttgcaaATTGGANTTTTatcgggtttttttttttttttggttgcaaATTGGAACCCTTGGattctagattttttattttgattaaaatttcacttttatgtTAAAAACGATGTTGAAATGACAAATTAATGATCTCGTAATTTGttgtaactaaaaaaaaaaacattacattttgatttataatttataatacgTTTTGTATTCAGATTATTTTAACCAATTAAAGTATATATGAGCACttatatgtaaaaaataatatatctaaTTATTGTATTGTGTTTAAGTGCCAAAAAAATGTCAAGACACTGTCTATAGATTTTTCAAGGCAAAGGTGTGCTCCAAGAGACCAAGACCATAAAGAATAATTGAGGTTTATGGTTAAATATAAGTAACCTCATTACTTCATTACTTTTATTCCTACAATTTAGTTTTTCCAAAATGATTCTATATTCATTAGTTTCAAAACAGATCAGTTTTGACAAAGGTTTCAAGATGGAGAATGAGACACCAGTTGTGGATATTTTCGAACAAAttattctttgaaaaattctTCTTACCGCTCACAAAAGATAATTTTTACACGAATTCCGCAcgggaaaaaattaaaaactatacCATAACGGTAGAGCAGTTTATGGTAAGTGGACCccactaaaaaaaatttctttttaaattatggAGGTGATCGTGAAGCCAAACACTTCACGTCGCCGGTCACTGCTAACCGTGCTTAAACCCCTCATGTCGCCGATCACAGCTAACCGTGCTTAAACGCCTCACGCCGTCGATCACCGCCAACCGGCTGCCGACCGCGATAAGCCGTTAACAAAAAAGGTCAAAATTTGTAAACTCGTGTTTATTTCTTAAATCTAGTTactttctttatttatataacttcatttattatttaatttatttgataagAAATTGATCGATTAAAGCTTTATTGAGAATATTTGAGTTTTCCCCCGATTTTGTGAGAGTTTGTTTTAAGAAATTGGTTGAGAATTGTAGGTATTTTGTGTAATTTAAGTACGTGTAGATCTTGTGGTCCTTGTTGCTATGtgtaggggtgtaaacaaatcaaatatttttagtttgattcGTGATTTGAATTCGAATATTTTGATTCGAATTTGAATTATTCGAATACGAATCCGAACTCGAATACATATttcaaattgaattttattcgaatcgaatacgaatcagAATTTTTATCGAATACGAATTCGAATAGTTATCAAAATagtcgaattcgaatcgaaGTGTAGgatatttgactcgattcgattcatttacacccctagttgTAGGTGTTTTGTGTGAATTAGCTACTAAATACTCTatcatcaaatttattattGACAATTGCCGATTAGCACtatgttttataataatttagatGTTGATTAAGGTTTTatcgggtttttttttttcaaacaggAACCCTTGGATTCTAGATtctttattttgattaaaatttcattattatgttAAATATGATGTTGGAATGACAAATTAATGATATCGTAATTTGttgtaactaaaaaaaaaacattacattttgatttataatttataatacgTTTTGTATTCAGATTATTTTAGCCAATTAAAGTATATATGAGCAGTTATatgtaacaaataatatatctaattattttattgtgtttaagtgccaaaaaaaatgtcaatacaCTGTCTATAGATTTTTAGTGGCGAATTTGTGCTCCAAGACCATAAAGAATAATATAGGTTTATGGTTAAATATAAGTAACCTCATTACTTCATTActtttattcctaaaatttagtttttcaaaaatGAATCTAAATTCAATAGTTTCAAAACAGATCAGTGTTGACAAAAGTTTCAAAATGGAGAATGAGACACCAGTTGTGGATATTTTCGAACAAAttattctttgaaaaattctTCTTACCGCTCACAAATGATAATTTTTACACGAATTCCGCacgggaaaaaaattaaaaattataccaTAACGGTAGAGCCGTTTACGGTAAGTGGACCccactaaaaaaaatttcttttcaaattaCGGAGGTGGTTGTGAAGCCAAACACCTCACGTCGACGATCACTGCTAACCGTGCTTAAACCCCTCACGTCACCGATCACGGCTAACCGTGCTTAAACGCCTCACGTCGCCGATCACCGCTTACCGACTGCCGACCGCGATAAGCCGTTAACAAAAAAGGTCAAAATTTGTAAACTCGTGTTTATTTCTTAAATCTAGTTactttctttatttatataacttcatttattagttaatttatTTGATAAGAAATTGATCGATTAAAGCTTTATTGAGAATATTTGAGTTTGGCCCTGATTTTATGAAAGTTTGTTTTAAGAAATTGGTTGAGAATTGTGGGTATTCTGTGTAATTTGAGTACGTGTAGACCTTGTGGTCCTTGTTGCTGTgtgtaggggtgtaaacgaatcaaatatttttagtttgattcgtgattcgaattcgaatattttgATTCGAATTAGAATTATTCGAATACGAATCCAAATTCGAATACGAATCCGAATTCGAATACATATttcaaattgaattttattCGAATCGAATATGAATCAGAATTTTTATCGAATACGAATTCGAATAGCTCTCAAAATagtcgaattcgaatcgaaGTGTAGGATATTAAACTCGATTCGattcatttacacccctagttgTGGGTGTTTTGTGTGTATTAGCTACTAAATACTCTATCATCAAATTTATTACTAACAATTGCCGATTAGCACtaagttttataataatttagatGTTGATTAAGGTTTTAGcgggattttatttttcacattgGAACCCTTGGATTCTAGATtctttattttgattaaaatttcattattatgttAAATATGATGTTGAAATGACAAATTAATGTTCTCGTAATTTTttgtaactaaaaaaaaaaacattacattttgatttataatttataatacgTTTTGTATTCAGATTATTTTACCCAATTATCAAAAAAAGATTGTTTTACCCAATTAAAGTATATATGAGCACTTATatgtaacaaataatatatctaattattgtattgtgtttaagtgccaaaaaaatttcaatacaCTGTCTATAGATCTTTAACGGCGAATGTGTGCTGCAAgaccataaaaataatataggtTTATGGTTTAATATAAGTAACCTCATTACTTCATTACTTTTATTCCtataatttagtttttaaaaaatgattctAAATTCATTAGTTTCAAAACAGATCAGTTTTGACAAAAGTTTCAAGATGGAGAATGAGACACCAATTGTGGATATTTTCGAACAAATTATTCTTTGAAAAATTGTTCTTACCGTCCACAAAAGATAATTTTTACACGAATTTCGcagggaaaaaaattaaaaattataccaTAGCGATTGAGCCGTTTACGGTAAGTGGACCCcactaaaaaaatttctttttaaattacagAGGTGGTTGTGAAGACAAACACCTCACGTCTCCGATCACTGCTAACAGTGCTTAAACTCCTCACCTCGCCGATCACGGCTAACCGTGCTTAAACGCCTCACGCCGCCGATCACCGCCAACCGGCTGCCGACCGCGATAAGCCGTTAACAAAAAAGGTCAAAATTTGTAAACTCGtgtttatttcttaaatatatttactttctttatttatataacttcatttattagttaatttatTTGATAAGAAATTGATCGATTAAAGCTTTATTGAGAATATTTGAGTTTTCCCCCGATTTTGTGAGAGTTTGTTTTAAGAAATTGGTTGAGAATTGTAGGTATTTTGTGTAATTTAAGTACGTGTAGATCTTGTGGTCCTTGTTGCTATGtgtaggggtgtaaacaaatcaaatatttttagtttgattcGTGATTTGAATTCGAATATTTTGATTCGAATTTGAATTATTCGAATACGAATCCGAACTCGAATACATATttcaaattgaattttattcgaatcgaatacgaatcagAATTTTTATCGAATACGAATTCGAATAGTTATCAAAATagtcgaattcgaatcgaaGTGTAGgatatttgactcgattcgattcatttacacccctagttgTAGGTGTTTTGTGTGAATTAGCTACTAAATACTCTatcatcaaatttattattGACAATTGCCGATTAGCACtatgttttataataatttagatGTTGATTAAGGTTTTatcgggtttttttttttcaaacaggAACCCTTGGATTCTAGATtctttattttgattaaaatttcattattatgttAAATATGATGTTGGAATGACAAATTAATGATATCGTAATTTGttgtaactaaaaaaaaaacattacattttgatttataatttataatacgTTTTGTATTCAGATTATTTTAGCCAATTAAAGTATATATGAGCAGTTAT from Ipomoea triloba cultivar NCNSP0323 chromosome 12, ASM357664v1 encodes the following:
- the LOC115999698 gene encoding F-box/kelch-repeat protein At3g27150, which encodes MDERSYFRHWIRSSSKRMRVMAVVSDGSSNEVPQDADYPSLSYELESLILARFPRSEYWKLCFVNKRCLALLRTGELFKIRREIGFKEPSVFMLASGESSWWSFDGEFRCRRKLPVLPSDFCFTSGDKESLCAGTHLLVSGKEIDGLVVWRYELATNEWFKGPCMENPRCLFASATCGNSAFVAGGVGMAANSPVYDTAEKYNPENRSWEPLPRMKTRRKMCSGCYMDNRFYVIGGRNDQGELTCGEFFDEARNRWEVIPDMLKDDPVRTCHSPPLVAVVNNELYSLEASTNQLKVYLKKSNTWKHLGAVPVRADFNRGWGVAFKSLGNELLVIGASSVSYSGNCMAIYTCCPNPDASQLQWRPLDGGRNQLSHFILNCSVMVA